The proteins below come from a single Sphingomicrobium sediminis genomic window:
- a CDS encoding aldo/keto reductase produces the protein MEKRAIGSSDMHVAPLALGGNVFDWTADIATSFRIMDGFVDVGGSMIDTADVYSMWVEGHTGGESERVIGDWLKKSGKREDVVIASKVGFLAGLDPVIVRNACEASLKRLGTDRIDLYYMHKDDEKVPLADSLGAFDELVKAGKIRAIGLSNFTAERVREAMQVAEENGLAKPVALQPWYNLVERERYEDELRDAVAEAGLGVFTYYSIANGFLTGKYRSMDDLDQSPRGLRNVGYLEGKGAKVLEVLDDISSETGAPLATISLAWLAAQPTITAPIASATSLKQLSELVESLTLELSDEQIERLNEASAS, from the coding sequence GTGGAAAAACGCGCGATCGGATCGAGCGACATGCACGTCGCGCCGCTGGCCCTTGGCGGTAATGTGTTCGACTGGACGGCGGACATAGCGACCAGCTTTCGCATCATGGACGGTTTCGTCGATGTCGGCGGCAGCATGATCGACACGGCCGACGTCTATTCGATGTGGGTCGAAGGCCATACCGGCGGCGAGAGCGAGCGGGTCATCGGCGACTGGCTCAAGAAGAGCGGCAAGCGCGAGGATGTCGTGATCGCATCCAAGGTCGGCTTCCTCGCCGGGCTCGACCCCGTCATCGTGCGCAATGCCTGCGAAGCCTCGTTGAAGCGGCTGGGGACCGACCGCATCGACCTGTATTATATGCACAAGGATGACGAGAAGGTGCCGCTGGCCGACAGCTTGGGCGCGTTCGACGAGCTGGTGAAGGCGGGCAAGATCCGCGCCATCGGCCTCAGCAATTTCACGGCGGAGCGCGTGCGCGAGGCAATGCAGGTGGCCGAGGAAAATGGCCTCGCCAAGCCGGTCGCGCTGCAACCCTGGTACAATCTGGTCGAGCGCGAGCGTTACGAAGACGAATTGCGCGACGCGGTCGCCGAGGCCGGCCTTGGCGTCTTCACCTATTATTCGATCGCCAACGGCTTCCTCACCGGCAAATATCGCTCGATGGACGATCTCGACCAGAGCCCGCGCGGCCTGCGCAATGTCGGCTATCTGGAGGGCAAGGGGGCGAAGGTGCTCGAGGTGCTCGACGACATTAGCAGCGAGACCGGCGCCCCGCTCGCGACCATCTCGCTAGCCTGGCTCGCGGCCCAACCAACCATCACCGCACCCATCGCCAGTGCGACGAGCCTCAAACAGCTGTCAGAACTGGTCGAAAGCCTGACGCTGGAATTGAGCGACGAACAGATCGAGCGGCTGAACGAAGCCAGCGCTAGCTAG
- a CDS encoding energy transducer TonB, producing MLTILLAAYLAQPAPPPAKPLQVPNPSPYDFVGMPVPEDATNVFDEAALDDDTIWSLAKDLDVVRGYDLYLALMPSGDHVEEAEDAIRRLDPLRLRISEDEQAACDAATAPMATDEAANAYRSAFQWDSKDRMEAATLDFPHHDCTKVARTLLAERDRRVRLTYSLAGFGPMPHKLLSSPIFIRDGDYPARALRAELTGRVTISWTVGTTGRVNNCEIHESSGSSILDEASCRLAERRLRYIPARNEAGETIESRGWTSILFQIP from the coding sequence ATGCTTACCATCCTGTTGGCCGCGTATCTGGCCCAGCCTGCACCGCCGCCCGCAAAGCCGCTGCAGGTCCCCAATCCCAGCCCCTACGACTTTGTCGGCATGCCCGTCCCGGAAGACGCCACCAACGTCTTCGACGAGGCCGCGCTGGATGACGACACAATCTGGTCGCTGGCGAAAGATCTCGACGTTGTGCGCGGCTACGACCTCTATCTCGCGCTCATGCCTTCGGGAGATCATGTCGAGGAAGCCGAAGACGCCATTCGCCGCCTCGATCCGCTGCGCCTGAGGATCAGCGAGGACGAACAGGCCGCTTGCGATGCCGCCACGGCCCCAATGGCTACCGACGAGGCTGCCAACGCCTACCGATCCGCCTTTCAGTGGGACAGCAAGGATCGCATGGAAGCCGCCACGCTCGATTTCCCTCATCATGACTGTACCAAAGTCGCGCGAACGTTGCTGGCCGAGCGCGATCGTCGCGTGAGACTTACATATTCGCTGGCCGGCTTCGGGCCGATGCCGCACAAATTGCTCTCGTCGCCCATCTTCATCCGCGATGGCGACTATCCCGCGCGCGCACTGCGTGCCGAACTGACCGGCCGGGTGACCATCAGCTGGACGGTCGGGACGACCGGACGCGTCAACAATTGCGAGATCCACGAAAGCAGCGGGTCGTCCATTCTCGACGAAGCATCATGCCGACTGGCTGAGCGGCGCCTGCGCTATATCCCGGCTCGCAACGAAGCGGGCGAGACAATCGAGAGCCGAGGCTGGACCTCGATCCTATTCCAGATTCCCTAG
- a CDS encoding M20 metallopeptidase family protein: MRLALAAFALAIAPAPLIAQPADLGASIDADMDELMAHYRHLHANPELSGMEVETAAYMAAIARELGFEVTEQVGGTGVVAIMENGPGPVVMLRADMDGLPVIEDTGLPYASTVTAVAPQSGVETGVMHACGHDTHMTTWIGTAMQLIERRDEWSGTLMMILQPAEETGEGARAMIEDGLFERFPMPAYAVAFHDSARGRAGDIGIAPGYALANVDSVDVTIRGVGGHGAYPHTTKDPIVIASRFVTALQTIVARELDPLDPAVVTVGSFHAGAKHNIISDEAELLLTVRSYSDETRAQLLAAIERIAMGEAMAAGVPEDRMPIVTVRESEFTPSTYNTPELASRAMALFQDRWGTDMVSEIPPVMGGEDFGRYRREDPDMQSLIFWVGGQPADKWDETGGDATKLPSLHSPFWAPDAEIVINRATEAMTLLALDLFEGN, from the coding sequence ATGCGCCTCGCCCTAGCCGCCTTCGCTCTCGCCATCGCCCCTGCCCCACTCATCGCGCAGCCCGCCGATCTTGGCGCGTCGATCGATGCCGACATGGACGAACTGATGGCGCATTACCGCCACCTCCACGCCAACCCCGAACTGTCGGGCATGGAGGTTGAGACTGCGGCTTACATGGCCGCCATCGCGCGCGAACTGGGCTTCGAGGTGACCGAGCAGGTTGGCGGCACCGGCGTCGTCGCGATCATGGAGAACGGCCCCGGCCCCGTCGTCATGCTGCGCGCGGACATGGATGGCCTGCCGGTAATCGAAGATACCGGCCTGCCCTACGCCTCGACCGTGACCGCCGTCGCGCCCCAGTCGGGCGTCGAGACCGGCGTGATGCATGCCTGCGGCCACGACACGCACATGACCACCTGGATCGGCACCGCCATGCAACTCATCGAGCGACGCGACGAATGGTCTGGCACGTTGATGATGATCCTGCAGCCTGCAGAGGAAACCGGCGAAGGTGCGCGCGCGATGATCGAGGACGGACTGTTCGAGCGCTTCCCGATGCCCGCTTATGCCGTCGCCTTCCATGACAGCGCGCGCGGCCGCGCCGGCGATATCGGCATCGCGCCTGGCTATGCGCTCGCCAATGTCGACAGCGTCGATGTCACCATTCGCGGCGTCGGCGGGCACGGCGCCTATCCGCACACGACCAAGGACCCGATCGTCATCGCCAGCCGCTTCGTGACCGCGCTCCAGACCATTGTCGCGCGCGAGCTCGACCCGCTCGATCCGGCAGTTGTCACGGTCGGCAGCTTCCATGCCGGGGCCAAGCACAACATCATTTCCGACGAGGCCGAATTGCTCCTCACGGTGCGCAGCTATTCGGACGAGACCCGCGCGCAATTGCTGGCCGCCATCGAGCGGATCGCCATGGGCGAAGCGATGGCCGCCGGCGTGCCCGAGGACCGGATGCCGATCGTCACCGTGCGCGAGAGCGAGTTCACGCCGTCGACCTACAACACGCCCGAACTGGCTTCGCGGGCGATGGCGCTGTTCCAAGATCGCTGGGGCACAGACATGGTCAGCGAGATCCCGCCGGTCATGGGCGGGGAGGATTTCGGCCGCTACCGCCGCGAGGACCCCGACATGCAGAGCCTCATCTTCTGGGTCGGCGGCCAACCCGCGGACAAGTGGGACGAGACCGGCGGGGATGCGACCAAGTTGCCCAGCCTCCACAGCCCCTTCTGGGCCCCCGATGCCGAAATCGTGATCAATCGCGCCACCGAAGCGATGACGCTGCTGGCGCTGGATCTTTTTGAAGGAAACTGA
- a CDS encoding DUF4893 domain-containing protein has product MRLSLILASLLLASCSTLPGDPTIDTLETRNWRQIVTEDDGDRLRDWRATFNAAIREARAKGYGDEVEALGALGDPDAAMILGDVPNGLYRCRTIKLGTMSGASTLAYVDYPYFQCRIRPEEDLHGFAKLTGSQRPVGLLFPDDQYRQVFLGTLVLGDEDRAMRYGADPQRDMVAALQRVGENRFRLLIPSPRFESKLDIIELIPEE; this is encoded by the coding sequence ATGAGATTGTCGCTTATCCTCGCATCGCTCCTGCTGGCCAGCTGTTCGACGCTGCCCGGCGATCCCACGATCGACACGCTCGAAACGCGCAACTGGCGCCAGATCGTGACCGAGGATGATGGCGACCGGCTGCGCGACTGGCGAGCCACCTTCAACGCGGCGATCCGCGAAGCGCGCGCCAAGGGCTATGGCGACGAGGTCGAAGCATTGGGCGCGCTCGGCGATCCCGACGCCGCGATGATCCTCGGCGACGTGCCCAACGGCCTCTATCGCTGCCGCACCATCAAGCTTGGCACCATGAGCGGCGCGTCGACGCTGGCCTATGTCGACTATCCCTATTTCCAGTGCCGCATCCGGCCCGAAGAGGATCTGCACGGTTTTGCCAAGCTGACCGGATCGCAGCGCCCCGTCGGCCTTCTCTTTCCCGACGATCAATATCGCCAGGTCTTTCTCGGCACCTTGGTGCTGGGCGACGAAGACCGCGCCATGCGCTACGGCGCCGACCCGCAGCGCGACATGGTCGCCGCCTTGCAGCGCGTCGGCGAGAATCGCTTCCGCCTCCTCATCCCGAGCCCGCGTTTCGAAAGCAAACTCGACATCATCGAACTCATCCCGGAGGAATAG
- a CDS encoding 3-hydroxybutyrate dehydrogenase → MTLEGKRALVTGSTSGIGLAIAQRLADAGASVMINGFGDPQEIEAIRADLEQRSGAKAIYSDADLTDVAAIDKMVGDCTSEIGSPHILVNNAGMQHVAPVADFPVDKWDKIIALNLSAVFHTTRLVLPAMRHKGFGRVINTASAHSLVASPNKSAYVAAKHGVAGFTKTVALETAEDGITINCISPGYVWTPLVEKQIPDTMKARGLTREEVMNDVLLKAQPTKRFVTVEEVAACAFFLASDEAASITGANISMDGGWTAQ, encoded by the coding sequence ATGACACTCGAAGGCAAGCGCGCACTCGTTACCGGATCGACCAGCGGCATCGGCCTCGCCATTGCGCAGCGCCTCGCCGATGCGGGTGCCTCGGTCATGATCAACGGGTTCGGCGATCCGCAAGAGATCGAGGCGATCCGCGCCGACCTCGAGCAGCGCTCGGGCGCCAAGGCCATCTATTCGGATGCCGACCTCACCGATGTCGCCGCCATCGACAAGATGGTGGGCGATTGCACCAGCGAGATCGGCAGCCCGCACATCCTCGTCAACAATGCCGGCATGCAGCATGTCGCCCCGGTCGCGGACTTTCCCGTCGACAAGTGGGACAAGATTATCGCGCTCAACCTGTCGGCGGTCTTTCACACGACGCGCCTTGTCCTCCCGGCCATGCGGCACAAGGGCTTCGGCCGCGTCATCAACACGGCCAGCGCGCACAGCCTCGTCGCCTCGCCCAACAAGTCGGCCTATGTCGCCGCCAAGCATGGCGTTGCCGGCTTCACCAAAACGGTCGCGCTCGAGACCGCAGAGGACGGCATCACCATCAACTGCATTTCGCCCGGCTATGTCTGGACACCGCTGGTGGAAAAACAGATCCCCGACACCATGAAAGCCAGAGGGCTAACGCGCGAAGAAGTGATGAACGACGTGCTTCTGAAAGCGCAGCCCACCAAGCGCTTCGTCACGGTCGAAGAGGTCGCCGCCTGCGCCTTTTTCCTCGCGTCCGACGAAGCCGCCAGCATAACCGGCGCGAATATCAGCATGGACGGCGGCTGGACGGCACAATAG
- the ypfJ gene encoding KPN_02809 family neutral zinc metallopeptidase has translation MRLGDRDSDNFIDRTGQRGGGGGMGGMSSGIFLLLARFVFNKFGIVGILILGLGYCALSGGLGGLTGGSPQGASSGQSTLTESELALLRGTLESTDDVWTEIFAQAGASYREPELVAYEGGTQTACGYGQEVMGPFYCPGDSRIYIDPDFFNELSSRFGAPGDFAARYVIAHEVGHHIQNLEGTLADVQRQQQRVSQTQGNQLQVGVELQADCYAGVWAARTGAMEPGDLEEGLRAAEAIGDDTLQRQAGQAVRPESFTHGTSAQRMEALRRGLSRGDPRMCNYAG, from the coding sequence ATGCGCCTTGGCGATCGCGACAGTGACAATTTCATCGACCGAACCGGCCAGCGCGGCGGCGGTGGCGGCATGGGCGGCATGTCGAGCGGCATTTTCCTGCTGCTCGCGCGCTTCGTCTTCAACAAGTTCGGGATCGTCGGCATCCTGATTCTCGGCCTTGGCTATTGCGCGCTGTCGGGCGGGCTTGGCGGCCTCACCGGCGGATCGCCGCAGGGCGCCAGCAGCGGGCAATCGACGCTGACCGAAAGCGAACTCGCTTTGCTGCGCGGGACCCTGGAAAGCACCGACGATGTCTGGACCGAGATTTTCGCACAGGCCGGTGCGAGTTACCGCGAGCCCGAATTGGTCGCCTATGAGGGCGGCACGCAGACGGCGTGCGGCTATGGCCAAGAAGTGATGGGGCCATTTTACTGCCCAGGCGATAGCCGCATCTATATCGATCCCGATTTCTTCAACGAATTGTCGAGCCGCTTTGGCGCGCCCGGCGATTTCGCTGCACGCTATGTCATCGCGCATGAGGTGGGGCATCACATTCAGAACCTCGAAGGCACGCTCGCCGACGTTCAGCGCCAACAGCAGCGCGTCAGCCAGACGCAGGGCAACCAGCTGCAGGTCGGCGTCGAATTGCAGGCAGATTGCTATGCGGGCGTCTGGGCCGCACGCACCGGCGCGATGGAGCCGGGCGACCTCGAAGAAGGCCTGCGCGCTGCAGAAGCCATTGGCGATGACACCTTGCAACGCCAGGCCGGACAGGCAGTCCGCCCCGAAAGCTTCACCCACGGCACCTCGGCCCAGCGCATGGAAGCGCTCCGCCGCGGTCTCAGCCGAGGCGACCCGCGCATGTGCAACTATGCGGGATAG
- a CDS encoding amino acid permease produces the protein MADAKKLTKSLKLFDVYAMATGAMFSSGLFLLPGIAAATTGSSVYLAYFAAGFLILPAMYCMAELSTAMPKSGGTYFFLDRAMGPLMGTIGGLGSWIAVVFKSAFALVGMGAYLGLYFDVPITLTAIVLTIGFGLINFFGAKETTMLQRILVTILVVILGMFVILGLADAGVDRIFAPEPSYGAFFNSGFVGFIATVGLVFVSYAGLTKVASVAEEVENPDRNIPLGMTLALLTATAIYTLGTFILVKLLTPDELFGSLTPMADGAAAIGSFLPSDILVFAIVVSAIAAFASTGNAGIMSASRYPFAMAKDKLMPAPLSRLSKFETPTFAILLTVAAMIFVLATLDVESVAKLASAFQLLLFGLVCLAVIVMRESKIPGYRPGFRTPLYPWVPLAGIFIALWLIFEMGLMAIGFTFLIAILSGLWYQHYAGDRVERRGAIYHVGEQMAKSRYDGIETELMGIVHDRTTEQNLAYEEVIAQSVMIDLKSGHYDFEILLERALAEGEARYGIDAEVLSGDMDRNPYERHRLHSRAMVLHRSVMKLASPALFVFRLCDDAQFSFGTEYDLHTVLILLVPEDPVGLDLRITGHLSEIMRAPGFEQRWLDASGEAELNALLVRDEHFLHGYVSEFPALAGQVGRRVGEIDLPGSALIVMIERGAQLVIAKPGIELRDGDRLSIIGDTEDIAALRRS, from the coding sequence ATGGCCGACGCGAAGAAGCTGACCAAGAGCCTAAAACTCTTCGATGTCTATGCAATGGCCACGGGGGCGATGTTCTCCTCCGGGCTGTTTCTGCTGCCCGGCATTGCCGCGGCGACGACAGGCAGCTCTGTGTATCTGGCCTATTTTGCAGCGGGCTTCCTGATCCTGCCGGCCATGTACTGCATGGCCGAATTGTCGACCGCGATGCCCAAATCCGGCGGCACCTACTTCTTCCTCGATCGCGCCATGGGGCCGCTGATGGGTACGATTGGCGGGCTGGGGTCGTGGATCGCAGTCGTGTTCAAAAGTGCGTTCGCGCTGGTGGGGATGGGTGCCTATCTCGGACTCTATTTCGACGTCCCGATCACGCTGACGGCCATCGTGCTGACCATCGGCTTCGGGCTGATCAACTTTTTCGGTGCCAAGGAAACGACGATGCTGCAGCGCATCCTCGTCACCATCCTTGTCGTGATCCTCGGCATGTTCGTGATCCTCGGGCTCGCCGATGCGGGTGTGGACCGGATCTTCGCGCCGGAGCCCAGCTATGGCGCCTTCTTCAACAGCGGTTTCGTCGGATTCATCGCCACCGTCGGTCTCGTTTTCGTCTCCTATGCCGGACTTACAAAGGTGGCGAGTGTGGCGGAGGAGGTCGAGAATCCCGACCGCAACATCCCGCTCGGCATGACACTTGCGCTGCTGACAGCAACCGCAATCTATACACTCGGCACCTTCATCCTGGTGAAGTTGCTCACCCCCGATGAGCTGTTCGGAAGCCTCACGCCGATGGCCGACGGTGCCGCCGCCATCGGTAGCTTCCTGCCAAGCGACATTTTGGTTTTCGCCATCGTCGTCAGTGCGATTGCCGCCTTCGCGTCGACCGGCAATGCCGGGATCATGTCGGCCTCGCGCTATCCATTCGCGATGGCCAAGGACAAGTTGATGCCGGCGCCGCTCTCGCGGCTATCGAAGTTCGAGACGCCGACCTTCGCTATCCTGCTGACGGTCGCCGCGATGATCTTCGTGTTGGCGACACTGGATGTGGAATCGGTCGCCAAGCTGGCCAGCGCCTTCCAGCTTCTGCTCTTCGGTCTCGTCTGCCTCGCCGTCATCGTGATGCGCGAGAGCAAGATACCGGGCTATCGGCCGGGATTCCGCACGCCGCTCTATCCGTGGGTACCGCTCGCCGGTATCTTCATCGCGCTCTGGCTGATCTTCGAGATGGGGCTGATGGCGATCGGCTTCACCTTCCTGATCGCGATCCTGTCGGGGCTTTGGTACCAGCATTATGCCGGTGACCGCGTCGAGCGGCGCGGGGCGATCTATCATGTCGGCGAGCAGATGGCGAAGAGCCGCTATGACGGGATCGAGACCGAGTTGATGGGCATCGTTCACGACCGAACGACCGAGCAAAATCTCGCTTATGAGGAAGTCATTGCCCAGTCGGTCATGATCGACCTCAAATCGGGTCACTATGATTTCGAGATTCTGCTCGAACGCGCACTAGCCGAGGGCGAGGCGCGTTACGGGATCGATGCGGAAGTGCTGAGTGGCGACATGGATCGCAATCCCTATGAGCGCCATCGCCTGCATTCGCGCGCGATGGTCCTGCATCGCTCGGTCATGAAATTGGCATCGCCGGCGCTCTTTGTATTCCGGCTATGCGACGATGCCCAATTTTCGTTCGGCACCGAATATGACCTGCATACGGTGCTGATCCTGTTGGTGCCCGAGGACCCGGTGGGGCTCGATCTCAGGATAACGGGACACCTGTCGGAGATCATGCGCGCGCCCGGCTTCGAGCAAAGATGGCTGGACGCGTCGGGCGAGGCTGAGCTCAACGCCCTGCTCGTACGCGACGAGCATTTTCTGCACGGCTATGTCAGCGAATTTCCGGCACTTGCCGGACAGGTCGGCCGTCGCGTTGGCGAGATTGACCTGCCGGGCAGCGCGCTGATCGTCATGATCGAACGCGGCGCCCAGCTGGTCATCGCCAAGCCGGGGATCGAATTGCGCGACGGTGACCGTCTGTCGATTATCGGCGATACCGAAGATATTGCGGCGCTACGGCGCTCCTAG
- a CDS encoding NADP-dependent oxidoreductase — protein MAKAWHLMQRPQGKPTHDDVALKDYDMPALEDGMIHVRNDWISVDPYMRVRMDDQESYFESFKLDRPMDGGAVGTVVASKADGFEEGDKVFHFAGWRDEAVISTQGIFKLPELGVEPFHFLSTLGLTGGTAWFGLMDIAAAKEGDVVFVSAAAGAVGSMVVQIAKAKGMTVIGSAGGPEKCAWVESLGADKCIDYKAGPIIKGLYKALKEIGAKGIDVYFDNVGRDHLDAAIAHANNNARVAMCGFIDGINGEAAYEFKYLALAIGKRIRMEGFIFTDFQDQMMDFYGQMVPMLHSGQIKTRETVHEGLDKTFDAFLGLFEGANTGKMLVKL, from the coding sequence ATGGCCAAAGCCTGGCACCTTATGCAGCGCCCGCAGGGCAAACCCACCCACGACGACGTGGCGCTCAAGGACTATGACATGCCTGCGCTCGAGGACGGCATGATCCATGTCCGCAACGACTGGATCTCGGTCGACCCCTATATGCGCGTGCGCATGGATGACCAGGAAAGCTATTTCGAAAGCTTCAAGCTCGATCGTCCGATGGATGGCGGCGCCGTCGGCACGGTCGTCGCATCGAAGGCTGACGGTTTCGAGGAAGGCGACAAAGTCTTCCATTTTGCCGGCTGGCGCGACGAAGCGGTGATCTCCACGCAGGGCATCTTCAAGCTGCCCGAACTGGGCGTCGAACCTTTCCACTTCCTCAGCACGCTGGGCCTGACGGGTGGCACGGCCTGGTTCGGTCTGATGGACATTGCCGCGGCCAAGGAAGGCGACGTGGTCTTCGTCTCGGCCGCCGCGGGCGCGGTTGGTTCGATGGTCGTGCAGATCGCCAAGGCTAAGGGCATGACGGTCATCGGCTCGGCGGGCGGGCCGGAGAAATGCGCCTGGGTCGAGAGCCTCGGTGCGGACAAATGCATAGACTACAAAGCCGGGCCGATCATCAAGGGCCTGTACAAGGCGCTCAAGGAAATCGGCGCCAAGGGCATCGATGTCTATTTCGACAATGTCGGCCGCGACCACCTCGATGCGGCCATTGCACACGCCAACAACAATGCGCGTGTCGCCATGTGCGGCTTCATCGACGGCATCAATGGCGAGGCCGCCTACGAATTCAAATATCTTGCACTGGCGATCGGCAAGCGCATCCGCATGGAAGGCTTCATCTTCACCGATTTCCAGGACCAGATGATGGATTTTTACGGGCAGATGGTACCGATGCTGCACTCCGGACAGATCAAGACGCGCGAGACCGTGCATGAAGGCCTCGACAAGACGTTCGACGCTTTCCTCGGCCTGTTCGAGGGCGCGAATACCGGCAAGATGCTGGTGAAGCTCTAG
- a CDS encoding SWFGD domain-containing protein, protein MRTRPTGRFEGRNYGRRPQQMRGDYGYERSERDFFDRAGDEVLSWFGDDEAARRRELDERYGYTGDGYKNQHFEFENGRNVSEGYRRPYDSEDRFSRSNSEMNERGYDRVDAYDYDRGYTQNRWGRPQTQSEFTTDENYSQWRARQIDALDRDYREWRLENQERFNDEFASWRESRENMRVRLNQLDDNATLVASDGETIGNIDTVIGDRIVVKNDSDNDQRGMFSLRNVETIEQGQVKLNLDSELAKSRLFDKREFDRNTMREQRISNNY, encoded by the coding sequence ATGAGGACCAGGCCGACGGGTCGCTTCGAAGGCCGTAACTATGGCCGCCGCCCGCAGCAAATGCGTGGCGACTATGGCTACGAGCGCAGCGAACGCGACTTCTTCGATCGTGCCGGTGACGAAGTGTTGAGCTGGTTCGGTGACGACGAAGCTGCACGCCGTCGTGAACTGGACGAGCGCTATGGTTATACCGGTGACGGCTACAAGAACCAGCATTTCGAATTCGAAAACGGCCGCAATGTCTCGGAAGGCTATCGCCGCCCGTATGACAGCGAAGACCGTTTCTCGCGTTCGAATAGCGAGATGAACGAGCGCGGTTACGACCGTGTCGACGCTTATGATTATGATCGCGGCTATACCCAGAATCGCTGGGGTCGTCCGCAGACGCAGAGCGAGTTCACTACCGACGAAAACTATTCGCAGTGGCGTGCCCGCCAGATCGATGCGCTTGATCGCGACTATCGCGAGTGGCGCCTCGAAAATCAGGAGCGCTTCAACGACGAATTCGCCTCGTGGCGCGAGAGCCGCGAAAATATGCGCGTCAGGCTGAACCAGCTCGATGACAATGCGACGCTCGTCGCATCGGATGGCGAAACGATCGGCAATATCGACACCGTGATCGGTGACCGCATCGTCGTGAAGAATGACAGTGACAACGACCAGCGCGGCATGTTCTCGCTGCGCAATGTCGAGACGATCGAACAGGGTCAGGTGAAGCTGAACCTCGATAGCGAACTTGCGAAGAGCCGCCTCTTCGACAAGCGCGAATTCGATCGCAATACCATGCGCGAACAGCGCATCTCGAATAACTACTAA
- a CDS encoding sulfite exporter TauE/SafE family protein: MPDLIETALALFSGGLVGFSLGLIGGGGSILAVPLLLYLVGMDQPHKAIGTSALAVAANAAIGLAGHARAGNVRWREGLIFALAGVLGAAAGSSAGKAFNGQGLLFLFAILMIVIAALMLKRGDRPASDRPFSAMRLFVFGLVAGMVAGFFGIGGGFIIVPALIAASSISMLSAVGTSLVAVTAFGFTTAGNYALSGLVDWWIAGLFVVGGFVGSFGGTRMAKTLSDKGALTKAFAGIIVIVALYMLWQSGSELGLI; this comes from the coding sequence ATGCCCGATCTTATCGAAACCGCGCTGGCGCTCTTTTCCGGCGGGCTTGTGGGATTCAGTCTCGGGTTGATTGGCGGCGGCGGTTCGATCCTGGCCGTGCCGCTATTGCTCTACCTCGTCGGGATGGACCAGCCGCACAAGGCGATCGGCACGTCCGCGCTGGCGGTGGCGGCCAATGCCGCAATCGGGCTGGCGGGGCATGCCCGCGCGGGCAACGTGCGCTGGCGCGAGGGTCTCATCTTCGCACTGGCCGGTGTGCTAGGTGCAGCTGCGGGGTCCAGTGCGGGCAAGGCGTTCAACGGGCAGGGGCTGCTCTTCCTGTTCGCCATCCTGATGATCGTGATCGCCGCCCTGATGCTGAAGCGTGGCGACCGGCCTGCATCGGACCGTCCATTCTCGGCCATGCGCCTGTTCGTCTTCGGACTGGTCGCGGGGATGGTCGCAGGCTTTTTCGGCATTGGTGGCGGCTTTATCATCGTGCCCGCTTTGATCGCCGCAAGCAGCATCTCGATGCTCTCGGCCGTCGGGACCAGCCTCGTCGCGGTGACCGCGTTCGGCTTTACCACTGCAGGCAATTATGCGCTGTCGGGCCTGGTCGACTGGTGGATTGCAGGCCTATTCGTGGTCGGAGGGTTCGTCGGCAGCTTCGGCGGCACGCGCATGGCCAAAACGCTGTCCGACAAGGGCGCGCTGACCAAGGCGTTCGCCGGGATCATCGTCATCGTCGCGCTCTACATGCTGTGGCAGAGCGGTAGCGAACTTGGCCTGATCTAG